Genomic segment of Helicobacter sp. 12S02232-10:
TTGAAACTGCTTTTTGAACAGAGCGTGCCAAAAAAGAAGAGGAAGAAGTCAAAAAAGGATGGGAACTTTGGGTTAATTCCAAATCATATTCTAGACCATCTAAAACCTCACAGATATAATTTCTCACATCTTCTAATTTTGTTTTTGTCGAATTCCTGACATTGAACATTAATTTTAAGTTTGCAGGCGTTACATTCACAACCTCCATTCCACCACGAATGTCAGTGATCACAAGCTTACTGGGTGCAAAATCTTGATCTCCTTGATCCAAATTTACTCCCGCGAGCTTACCAAGCCTTGCGCCCAATAACTCGATAGGATTACGACACTTTTCAGGATAGGCCACATGTCCTTGAATCCCTTTAATATTCAATACACCATTGATAGATCCGCGTCTACCTATTTTAATCGTATCTCCCATTTTTTTCTCACAAGTAGGTTCAGCAACAAGTGCCATATCAGGCAACAGACCTCTTTGTTTCAAATCTTGCAAAACAATTTGAGTCCCATAAGTACCCTTACCCTCTTCATCGCTTGTAAGCAGAATCGAAAGAATAAGAGGTTTTTGTAGAATTTTTGAATCCAAAAAATCTCTCAAAGCACACAAAAAAGCGCTTACTCCACCTTTCATATCCTGCGTTCCTCTGCCATAAAGATAATCACCCTTAAGTTCGGGAATAAACGGGTCACTTTGCCAACCATTTCCCGGAGGTACCACATCAATATGACCGGCAAAACAAAAATGCAAAGGTTTTTTTTCACTTTCTCCCAAATGCTTAAATAAAAATAAATTTTTTACTCCACCTTCATTGATGGCAAACGATTTAAAATCAGGCACTAAGGATTGGATAAATTCGTATATCCCGCATTCTTGAGGTGTGATTGTGGGATAAGCAACAAGCTTACTCAAGACTTCTGTAGGATTCATTACATTTGTTCTCATCTAGCTTTTCTCAAATGGATATACAAATGCAATACATCAATGCTTGCAGGCGTAATTCCACTAATTTCAGAGGCGTTAAATAGGGTTTTAGGACGAAATTTATTGAGTTTTTCAATCACTTCCAAACTCAATCCTGGAATGCCATCAAAAACAAAATCTTGCGGGATTTGGACTTGAAGCATTTGATGCATTTTGGCAATATTTTCGCGTTGTTTTTGAATATAGCTGTAATACTTGCATTGAATGCGAATTTGTTCTAACGCCCTATTGCTAAGATTTTTAAAATCAGAATGAAATTTTCTTAATTTTTCATTATCAAAACTATCCCTTCCTACTATCAAAACCCCCATACATTTGTCATTGATAGGGGGTTCTCCAAGCTGTTCAAGCAAGGTTAAGTTTTGTTTTGAAGGGGTAAAAGTGGTATTTTCCAAATATTTCATCGCATTGATAATATCTTGTTTATCTTTAGCAAGACAAAGATAAGCATTTTCATCAATAGTGCCAAGTTGATGTGCATAATCACCAAGCCTGAAAATAGCGTTATCTTCTCGTAACAAAAGTCGATACTCCGCCCTTGAAGTAAAAACTCTATAAGGCTCTTTAGTCCCCTTGCTTACTAAATCATCTATCATTACCCCAATATAAGCCTCATCTCTGCGCAAAACAAATTCGCTAAGCCCACCAAAATCAAACCTTTTATCTTCTTTTTGCAAGCTCAAAACCGCATTGATCCCTGCCATAATTCCCTGTGCTGCTGCTTCTTCATAACCCGTAGTACCATTGATCTGACCTGCCAAATAAAGATTTTGAATCTTTTTGGTCTCAAGCGTATGAAAAAGCTCGGTGGGATGGATATAATCGTATTCAATCGCATAACCATAACGTGTAATTTTGGCGTTTTCAAGACCGGCAATGGAAGCAATGACTTTTTCTTGTACATCAAAAGGCAAGGAAGTGCTTAAACCATTTACATAATATTCTACCGCTTCAGAAGTTTGGGGTTCTAAAAAAAGTTGGTGGCGTTCTTTATCTGCAAAACGATTGATTTTATCTTCAATACTAGGGCAATATCTAGGACCCACACCCTCTATTTGACCTGTAAATAAAGGGGCTCGATAAAAATTATCTCGAATCAATTTATGTGTGGCTTCGTTCGTATAAGTTACATAACAAGGAAGTTGCAAAGGATCGAAAGAAGAAGAATCGGTTTTATAGCTAAAGCAAGGAGCTGGAAAATCCCCGTTATGAATTTCAAGCCTTTCAAAATCAATACTTCTTCCATCAATTCTGGGGCAAGTTCCCGTTTTAAGCCTACCCATTTCAAATCCAAGCATCTCTAAATTTTTTGAAAGCCCTATAGAAGCGCTTTCTCCAAATCGTCCATTTTGGCTTTGACTTTCACCAATATGTACCAATCCTCTCAAAAAAGTTCCTGTTGTAACAATAATTTTTTTAGCAAAATAAGTTTTACCTACACTTGTTTTTAAGCCGATTGCTTGAGAATTTTGTACAATCAGTTCTTCAACGATTTCTTGAGAGACACTTAAATTCGGGGTATTTAAAACAAGATTTTTTGCAAATACTCGATATTTATCCATATCAATTTGCGCTCTTGTGCCTCTGACAGCAGGACCTTTAGAAGCATTTAGAATTCGATATTGAATGCCACAATGATCGGTAATTATCCCCATCACGCCCCCCAAAGCATCTACTTCTTTTGTTAAATGTCCCTTACCTAGCCCTCCTATGGCGGGATTGCAACTTGCTAATCCGATGTTTTCTATCAAAATTGTTAAAAGATGGGTCTTTGCACCCATTTTGGCACTGATGACTCCGGCTTCTATACCGGCGTGTCCCCCGCCAATTACAATCACATCATATTCCATCTGTAGCCTTGAAAACTTTTGGCTTGATTATAACGAAGCTTTAATAAGTTTTACATTATAATTCCACGCATACACCAATCGCAAGAATGAGGAAAAAATGAGTTTTAAAGAAAATTTTTCAAACAATAAGCAACGCTATATCACAGGAATTATCCTTATTTTATGTCTGGCTTTGATTTTATATATAGACAATACCATTTTGGTTTGGGCAATACTTGGAATTACTTATATTCTTGGATTTAATGAAGCCATCAAACTGTTTGGATGCAAAAGACATCCGATGATGTATCTGCTTGCTGTGGTAGTTTGGATACTTGCAGGTTTGAATGGCAGACCGATTGAATCTGCTATTTTTATCGCAATGATAATGGCAGGATTTTTAGCCTATAAAAAATCTTTCAATCCCAAACAAATTCTTCCCTTTATCTATCCAAGCATTCCATTTCTAACAATTTTTGCTGTTTATAAGGATTTTGGAGTCAATGCAATTATTTGGCTCATTGTTGTAGTTGCACTAACTGATATCGGTGCATATTTTGGAGGAAAAGCTTTTGGAAAAACACCTTTTTCCCAAACTTCTCCAAACAAAACCTTAGAAGGAGCAATTATTGGTTTAGCAATTGCTGTAGCCATTGGGAGTTTTATCGGTATGGGTGGACTAAGTGGGAATTTCATCATTTCTCTTTTGATCAGTTTTGCCATTTCTCTCAGCGCAATCTTTGGAGATCTTTATGAAAGTTATCTCAAAAGAAATGCAGATCTGAAAGATAGTGGTAATATTCTTCCTGGACACGGAGGAATGCTTGATAGAATGGATGCCATATTATTTGGTGCGGTTACAATACATTTTTTGTTATATTTTTTAAAAATATGGAAAGAAACTTCCATTATTCTTTTGTAGAAGAATTTCAATGATACTTTTAGGAAGTACAGGAACAATCGGCGTGAATGCGCTTAAGGTTGCTCAAAAATTTGAAATTGCTATTGAGGGTATAAGCGCAGGTCGTAATATTGATTTATTTAATGATCAAATAAAGCTTTATTCACCAAAAAAAGTTGCTATTATGGATTCACAAGATCTTCCTAAGCTAAACTCTAGAGGGGCAAAAGTTTACGTCGGAGAAGAAGGGATTTCTCAAATGATAGAAGAATCCGAATCTTCTTTGGTACTCAATGCATTAGTTGGATTTGCGGGATTAAAACCCACTTTCTGTAGCCTTAAATATGGGAAAAAACTTGCTTTAGCAAATAAAGAATCTCTAGTAAGTGCAGGCTGGCTCATTGATACAAGCAAAATCGTTCCCATCGATAGCGAACATTTTGGGTTATGGTATCTTCAAAATAACAAACCTTTTAAAAAACTTGTCATTACTGCAAGTGGTGGAGCATTCCGAGATACACCCTATCAAGACATTCCTTCTAAAAATGCTCAAGAAGCCCTCAATCATCCTAATTGGAAGATGGGAAAAAAAATTACAATCGACTCAGCAAGTATGGTCAATAAGCTTTTTGAAGTCCTTGAAGCCAAATGGCTTTTTAAGACTGATGCAATTGAAGGTTATATTGAAAGAACCTCAAATATTCACGCCTTGATTGAGTTTGTCGATGGCAGTACCACGGCTCATTTTGCCATTCCAGATATGAAACTTCCTATAGCTTATGCTCTTGATTTGCACAAAGCTTCAACAATAAACATTATTCCAAATATTGAGCTTGAAAAATTACAGAATATAAAGTTTGAACCCATTGATACAAAAAAATTCCCTTTATGGAATCTTAAAGACACGTTGGTCAAAAATCCTCGTTTAGGTGTGATATTGAATGCTAGCAATGAGGTTGCGGTTAAAAAATTTTTAGAGTCCAAAATTCCGTTTGGAGGTATTCGGATTCTTATTGAAAAAAGTCTTAAAAAATTTGATTCCGATCTCCTCTATTTAAAAACGCAAGAAGATATTTTAATGCTTGATAAAGAAGTGAGAATATTCGCAAATTCAATTTTATAAGATTTATTTTTTCTTCTTTGATTTAGTTTTCACTTCCGTTTTGAACCAATTTTTAATCCTGTCAAAACATTCTTCAAAAAGATTTTTATGCGGCTCACTCTCATAACCAAAGCTGTTATGAAGCTTTAATAAAAGATTTTTTTGTTCATCGTTAAGTTGTTTAGGATAAACAATTCTAATGACAGCAATCAAATTACCATAGCTTCTTCCATTAACCTCTTTAATTCCCTCTTTGTTAAATACAAATCTAGAACCATCTTGAGAATTTGGTGGTATTTGGAGTTCAAGCTCTCCTCGCAACGATGGAATTTTAATTTTCGCTCCCAAAGGAATAGATGTGAAAAACACAGGAACTTCTATATAAACATCATTCCCATCTCGAACAAAATAATCATCGTGTTCTACAAATGTCACGATATAAAGATCACCCCTTGAACCATTTTTCTGGCGATTTCCTCTCCCTACTACTCGCATTCTGTTTTCATCATCCATTCCTTCAGGTATGGCGACCTCAAAACTTTCTTCTACAAAATTAAAACCTTCACCTTTGCACTTAGGACATTTTTCCTTGATAATTCGACCTTCTCCAGAACATTTTGAGCAAGTTTGAGCAAAAGTCATAAATCCTTGCCTCATAAATACCTGCCCTTTACCCCCGCACTCTGTACATACTTCAAGATTTCCGTCTTTAGCACCACTACCATTACAATCTTCACAATAGGACTTGTATTTGGTTTTGATTGTTTTTTTGCAGCCAAAAACGGCTTCTTTAAAACTTAAATCTAATTTATAGAGATAATCAGGATTAAATTTAGCTCTAGGTTCTCTCCTAGATGATTGAGAAAAACCAAATCCACTCCCAAAAGCAGACTCAAAAATAGAGCCTAAATCCCCAAAAATATCGCTGAAATCTTTCCCACTAAATCCACTAAATCCATTATTTTCAAGCCCTTGTTTGCCATATCTATCATAGATTTGACGTTTTGAATCATCACTTAAAACCTCATATGCCTCATTGATTCTTTTAAACATTTCTTCAGCGCTCTCATCATCAGGATTTCTATCGGGATGATACTTTAGAGCCATTTTTCTATAGGCTTTCTTAATGGTTTCTTTATCGCTAGTTTTACTGATTTCTAAAATTTCATAATAATCAAAATGTTCCAAACTCCAATATCTCCCATATCAAAAATTTTTAAGACAAAATTTTATCTTAAAAAAGTTTTATCCATTGTTAAAATTCCTTCAGTTATGATTGCATTTATGAAAACATATAAAAATACTTTGCATTACTTTTTTTCTCTTACTGAAGCTCTTGAGCAACTTCCTGGCATTGGCAAAAAATCTGCTCAAAAAATGGCTTATAGCTTAAGCGTCGAAGACAAATATATGGCACTCAAAATTGCACATTCAATAGAAAATGCAATTGACAATGTAAGAAAATGCAAGATATGTGGAGGATTGAGTGAAAGCGAGATTTGTGAGATTTGTCTGGATGAAAATCGTCAAAATAGCCAACTTTGTGTAGTTTTGCATCCAAAAGATATTTTTACGATTGAAGAAATCGGAGATTTTGAAGGCAAATATAAAGTGATTGATGAACTTGAAAAAATTGATTTTGTTTTTTTTAGAAAATATATCCAAGAAAATAAGATTAAAGAAATTATCTTTGCTTTTTCACCAACTCTTGCAAATGATGCCATTATGCTCTTTATTGAAGACAAACTTCAGGATTTGGATTTAGTTTTTAGCAAAATTGCACAAGGAGTCCCTACAGGAATTGGTCTTGAAAATATTGATCAACTTTCACTCTTAAGAGCATTTACTTCAAGAGTAAAGCTTTAAACTTAGGTTTATCTAAGGTTGAAATTTGTAGAATACGATCGTTAAAGAATTGTTTGAAATGCGCAAACAATTCTTTGAAAACAAACAAACAAGGAAAGATACAATGAAAAAGCTTCTTATCATAGCTTTATTTGGTGCCGCAAGCTTGGCCATAGCTGCTGAAGCTCCTGCAGCTTTTAAAAAATGTGTTGCTTGTCACGGCGCAAACGGACAAAAAGTTGCTCCCGGAGCTAAAGGAGGGATAACTATTGCAGGTCTTCCAAAAAATAAACTTTTGGCAGATCTTAAAGGTTATAAAGCCGGAACAGCAGATAATGGAGGTGCAAAAGCAATTATGTATGCACAAATGAAGAATGTCTCTGATTCAGATATTGAAGCTCTTGCTGATTATATCTCTAAACTTCCTCCTAAAAAATAATCAATCGGGGATTTCCCCGACCTGACAATGTCTGAAATACTTATTGATTCAAAATCATTCAAAAATAATCTTGATATCATTGCATCTCATATAAAAGATAAAAATAAACTCGCCCTTGTTCTTAAAGATAATGCCTATGGACACGGTATTGAGCAAATTGCCTCACTTGCTTGCGAGTATGGTATCAAGAGTGTTTTTGTCAAGAATGAGTTTGAAGCACTTAAAATTGCTCATTTTTTTGATCATATCACAGTGTTTTATGGAAATATATCCCCAAAGGTTCCCAAAAATATTCATTTATCCATTAATTCATTAAATACATTAGAACATTTGGAAGAAAAACGATCTATTGAACTTGAAATCAATACCGGAATGAATAGAAACGGTATCCCAAGACAAAATCTCTCTTTTTTTATCGAAAAAATTTTAAGCAAAAAACTCAATCTTTTTGGAGTTTTTATGCACAATGGCTATGGAGATGAAAAAAATAATGATTTTGAGGAAGCTCAAAAAAGTTTTTTGCAAGTAAAAGAAGAGATTGTCTATCTGTCCAAAAAACTTGGTTTTGCTCTTCCAAGATTCCATTCTTTAGCCTCTTGTGGAACTCTTAGAAGTGGAAAAATCGAGGATGATTTAGTCCGCATAGGCATTGCAGCTTACGGTTATCTTGGCAATAATTTTCCCATACCGATTGCTGAATCTTTAAAACCCATTGCTTCACTTTGGGCAGATAAAATATGTGAGCAAAGACTTCCAAAAGGTTCTAAAATCGGCTATGGAGGAAAAAGCGTTTTAAAAAAAGATACTATTGTTAGTACTTATGATATAGGCTATGGTGATGGTTTTTTTCGACACGATGGCAGTAAAGGCGAGCTTACAACAGCTGAAGGGTATCTTATATTACCCATTACTTCTATGGATTGCTTTTCTTGCATTTCCCAAGAAGAAAGAGTTTGTGTGTTTAATGATGTTTCTTCTATTGCCAAAATGTTTCATACCATCCCTTATGAAGTCCTTACGAGCCTATCCCCTTTCATTAAGCGAACACTTATTTAATGGATAAGCTCTACGCACTCAATCACTCTCCCATAGACTTTCATTTTTCACAAAACCCCAGAGACTTTATGGTTCGGGAAATTCCTTTATATCCTTTTAGTGAAAATGGGGAGCATTTGATTTTAAATATTCGCAAAAAAGGTTTAAATACTCTTGAAATGATAAAAATCTTATCAGGCATAATCGGGTGCAAAACCGGCGATATTGGCTATGCAGGTTTAAAAGATAAATCAGCAACAACTTCCCAATATATTTCTATCCATAAAAATTTCGCCCAATCTTTGGAAAATAAACTTTCTTTGCTTGAAGAAAAAAATATCAAGATACTCTCATCTTGCCTCCATTCCAACAAACTAAAAATAGGTCATCTTAAGGGGAATAATTTTTTTATTCGTCTCAAAAAAATTACCCCTTCAGTTTTTGTAAAAATTGAATCTGTTTTGCAGACAATCTTAAAAAATGGCTTGCCCAATTATTTTGGATATCAAAGATTTGGAAAAGATGGTAATAATCATATAGAAGGAAAAAAAATTGCTCATCAAGAATTTAAGTTAAGAAATAAAAAAATAAATAATTTTCTTATTTCTAGCTATCAAAGTTATTTATTTAATCAATGGCTGGAATCAAGGATCAAAATCAGTAAAATTTTTGAAAGCTTTGAACCTTCAGAAATCAAACACGCACTTTCAGAGCAGCAAATTTCTTTATCTTTGGAAACTATTAAAGCCATTCGTTCCCAACCACATTTTTTCAAATTATTCGAAGGGGATTTGATGCATCACTACCCTTATGGAAAGCTTTTTACCTCAGATATTCAAAATGATTCTGAGCGTTTCTTTAGCAAAGATATTGTTCCAACAGGACTTTTAGCAGGAGTGAAAACGCCCCGATCAACTTCCTTTTCAAGAAAATTTGAAGAAACTTTTGATGATCAAAAACTCAAGGCTGATGGTTCAAGACGTTTTGCTTGGGTATGGATTGAAGACCTAAAATATCGTTATATTCAAGAACAAGCTTGGGTAGAGCTTGAATTTTCGCTTCCAAAAGGAAGTTATGCAACAACTTTAATCGAAGAACTTGCACATAAAAACATTAGAATTGATTAAAATTTCTTTGCGATAATAAACATTCAATCAAACAAGGAATGATCGATGGATTTTAAATCAATAATTTCTCAAAATCGTGCTAAAACAAATGCGGTTCTGATTACTTATATAATGATTTTTATTCTGATTGGACTGCTTGTGGATATTATCAGGATCAATGCACCATCTTTAAGCACGGGTATGGTAGAGCTTATCACATTTCAAATTTTTCCTACAATCACTATATGTATGCTATTTGCAGCTTTAGTAATCATTTATATTTCCATTCAAAATTTTACGGGAATTATGCTGAATGGAAATGAATACAAATTAATTGATCCTACAAAAGTTTTAAGTAAGACTGAAAGACAAATTTATGAAATTCTTGAAGAACTCATCAAAGAATCTAAAACTGCATTTATCCCAAAACTCTATGTAATGGATGCTCCTTATATGAATGCATTTGCAAGCGGTTGGAATGGAAAAAATTCTTTGATAGCCCTCACGACAGCTTTGATAAGAAATCTTGAAAGAGATGAACTCAAAGCTGTTATGGCTCACGAACTCAGTCACATCAGGCACGGAGATATTCGATTGACGATGTGCGTAGGGATATTAAGTAATGTTATGCTTTTGGTTGCTAATTCTGCAGTTTGGATGTTTATGGGTAATAATCGTGAAAAAGGGGCTAATGCAGCAAAAACAATTTTATTAATCTTGCAATTCGTTCTTCCTATTTTTACACTATTTTTACAAATGTATCTAAGTAGGAGTAGAGAATATATGGCAGATAGTGGGGCGGCTTATATTATGGAAGATTCTAGACCAATGATTAGAGCTTTGCAAAAAATCAGTGGGGATTACAGCACGAACGATTATTCAGAAATTGACACTAACCCGACTCGAAAAGCAGCTTATATTTTTGACACTTCAGAAGTTTTTAGTACGCATCCAAGCATACAAAATAGAATCAAATCTCTTTTAGGAAGATAATATGGATCATAAAGATTATTTTAACTATTTTTTAAAAAAAATTGGTGAGAACCCAAATCGTGAAGGACTCAAAGATACCCCTTCTAGAGTCGAAACACTATGGGATTTCTTATATAGCGGTTACACTCAAAATGCCAAAGAAGCTCTTGGAAGTGTATTTGAACAAGGAGCTTGCGATGAAATGGTGATGATTAAGAATGTCGAATTTTATTCAATGTGCGAACATCATATACTTCCTTTTTTTGGACACATCAGCATTGGATACATTCCAGATAAAAAAGTCGCAGGCATTAGCGGCTTAGTGAAACTTATAGAAATTTATTCAAGAAGACTGCAAATCCAAGAAAAACTCACTACCCAAATCGCAGAAACCATAATGGAAGTGTTAGTTCCAAAAGGAGTTATGGTCGTTTGTGAAGCACAGCATTTATGTATGAGTATGCGAGGAGTTCAAAAACAAAATGCACGAATCAATACAAGTGCAATCAGAGGTCTTTTTAAATCAGACTCCCGAACTCGTGCAGAATTTATGCAACTTTTAAAATCTTAAAATTATTTATAAGATTTAATAGCCTTATCTAAAATAGCGCAAGCTTCTTCTTTTCCCTCAAAGCCTTTTACTTTTACCCATTTTCCAGGCTCTAACATTTTGTAGGTTTCAAAAAAATTTTTAATTTTATCCAAAGTTATTTTTGGTAAATCTTGTAAAGTTTTAATGCCATCATAGCGAGGATCTATTTTGCTTAATGGAACAGCTAAAAGTTTTTCATCTAACCCACTTTCATCTTCCATAACCAACACACCAATCAAGCGGCATTTAATCACACTTCCAGCTTGAAGAGGGTATTCATTCAGAACTAAAATATCTGCAGGATCTCCATCTTCACTCAAAGTATTTGGAATAAAACCATAATTAGCCGGATAAAACATAGCACTATACATAATTCTATCTACTACAACAGCACCACTTTCTTTGTCAATTTCGTATTTAATGTTTGATCCATAGGGAATCTCTATGACTGCATTGACCTTGTCAGGATTTTCTCCAACGGGTATTTTTGAAATATTCATTTTTACTCCTTAAATTTTGATTCGATGAAAACTTCCATCTCTTTTACAATTTCTTCGATACTTCTTTCGCCGTTAATTCGCTTTAAAATCCCCATTTTTGAATAAAAATCTTGAATTTCTTTAAGAGGGGTCTGATAAACTTTCATTCTATTGTTAAAAACTTCAGTATTGTCATCAGCGCCTCTAGCTCTGCCAAGAACTCTCTCTCTAGCTACTATTTCACTCACATCCACCTCAATTACGCTTAGCAATTGCACATCATTTTGAAGTTTTAAAACCTTATCTAGAGATTCCATTTGCTCAACACTTCTAGGATAGCCATCAATGATAATAACATCTTTAGGAGCATTTTTAATGGCCGTTACAATTGTTTCTACCACAATGTCCAATGGAACTAAATTGCCCTTGCTGGTAAAGTTTTCTATCAATCTCCCTCTCTCGCTCCCACTAGCAACTTCTGCCCTCAATAAATCTCCGGTAGAGTAATGCACGATTCTATCGTTGTGATGTTGAGCAATCAATTGAGCGTCGGTAGTTTTTCCACTTCCGGGAGCCCCGATTATTAAAAATAATTTTTTCATTTCATCTCCTTTTTAAATGATT
This window contains:
- the folE gene encoding GTP cyclohydrolase I FolE, which produces MDHKDYFNYFLKKIGENPNREGLKDTPSRVETLWDFLYSGYTQNAKEALGSVFEQGACDEMVMIKNVEFYSMCEHHILPFFGHISIGYIPDKKVAGISGLVKLIEIYSRRLQIQEKLTTQIAETIMEVLVPKGVMVVCEAQHLCMSMRGVQKQNARINTSAIRGLFKSDSRTRAEFMQLLKS
- the ppa gene encoding inorganic diphosphatase, which codes for MNISKIPVGENPDKVNAVIEIPYGSNIKYEIDKESGAVVVDRIMYSAMFYPANYGFIPNTLSEDGDPADILVLNEYPLQAGSVIKCRLIGVLVMEDESGLDEKLLAVPLSKIDPRYDGIKTLQDLPKITLDKIKNFFETYKMLEPGKWVKVKGFEGKEEACAILDKAIKSYK
- a CDS encoding adenylate kinase, which translates into the protein MKKLFLIIGAPGSGKTTDAQLIAQHHNDRIVHYSTGDLLRAEVASGSERGRLIENFTSKGNLVPLDIVVETIVTAIKNAPKDVIIIDGYPRSVEQMESLDKVLKLQNDVQLLSVIEVDVSEIVARERVLGRARGADDNTEVFNNRMKVYQTPLKEIQDFYSKMGILKRINGERSIEEIVKEMEVFIESKFKE